In Taeniopygia guttata chromosome 2, bTaeGut7.mat, whole genome shotgun sequence, one genomic interval encodes:
- the RAD21 gene encoding double-strand-break repair protein rad21 homolog isoform X1, with the protein MFYAHFVLSKRGPLAKIWLAAHWDKKLTKAHVFECNLESSVESIISPKVKMALRTSGHLLLGVVRIYHRKAKYLLADCNEAFIKIKMAFRPGVVDLPEENREAAYNAITLPEEFHDFDQPLPDLDDIDVAQQFSLNQSRVEEITMREEVGNISILQDNDFGDFGMDDREMMREGSAFEDDMLVSTSASNLLLEPEQSTSHLNEKSNHLEYEDQYKDDNFGEGNDGGILDDKLLSNNDGGIFDDPPALSESGVMMPEQPPHDDMDDDDNVSMGGPDSPDSVDPVEPLPTMTDQTTLVPNEEEAFALEPIDITVKETKAKRKRKLIVDSVKELDSKTIRAQLSDYSDIVTTLDLAPPTKKLMMWKETGGVEKLFSLPAQPLWNNRLLKLFTRCLTPLVPEDLRKRRKGGEADNLDEFLKDFENPEVPREEQQQQQQQRDVIDEPILEEPSRLQESMMEGSRTNLDESVMPPPPAQTGVKRKLQQVEPEPVLPHPPSQQLEIPPVEMPPEEPQNICQLIPELELLPEKEKEKEKEKEEEEEEEEEDGTGGDQDQEERRWNKRTQQMLHGLQRALAKTGAESISLLELCRNTNRKQAAAKFYSFLVLKKQQAIELTQEEPYSDIIATPGPRFHII; encoded by the exons ATGTTCTATGCCCACTTTGTCCTGAGCAAACGTGGGCCGCTGGCCAAAATCTGGCTGGCGGCCCACTGGGATAAGAAGCTGACCAAAGCCCATGTTTTTGAATGTAATCTGGAGAGCAGCGTGGAGAGCATCATTTCCCCAAAG GTGAAGATGGCACTTCGAACCTCAGGACATCTTTTACTAGGCGTTGTTAGAATCTACCACAGGAAAGCAAAGTATCTTCTTGCAGACTGTAATGAGGCTTTCATTAAGATTAAGATGGCTTTTCGTCCAG GAGTTGTTGATTTGCCTGAGGAAAACAGAGAGGCTGCTTATAATGCTATTACCTTACCTGAGGAGTTTCACGATTTTGACCAACCACTCCCTGATCTAGA TGATATTGATGTGGCTCAGCAGTTCAGTTTGAACCAGAGTAGAGTGGAAGAAATTACGATGAGAGAAGAAGTAGGCAACATCAGTATTCTCCAGGATAATGACTTTG GTGACTTTGGGATGGATGATCGTGAGATGATGAGAGAAGGTAGTGCATTTGAGGATGACATGCTGGTGAGCACTAGTGCTTCCAATCTCCTGCTGGAACCTGAACAGAGCACCAGTCACCTCAATGAGAAATCTAATCACCTGGAATATGAAGACCAATACAAAGATGATAATTTTGGAGAAGGAAATGATGGTGGAATATTGG ATGACAAACTTCTCAGTAATAATGATGGTGGTATTTTTGATGACCCACCTGCACTCTCAGAAAGTGGAGTAATGATGCCAGAGCAGCCTCCCCACGATGATAtggatgatgatgataatgtaTCAA TGGGGGGCCCGGACAGCCCGGACTCAGTGGATCCGGTGGAACCGTTACCAACCATGACTGACCAGACAACGCTTGTTCCCAATGAAGAGGAAGCTTTTGCTCTGGAGCCTATTGACATAACTG TCAAGgaaaccaaagcaaagaggaagagaaagctGATTGTGGACAGTGTGAAAGAACTGGACAGCAAGACTATTCGAGCCCAATTAAGTGACTACTCCGATATTGTTACTACTTTGGATTTGGCACCTCCTACTAAGAAATTGATGATGTGGAAAGAAACTGGTGGAgttgaaaagcttttctctctgcctgcacagcctTTGTGGAATAACAGACTACTGAAG CTCTTTACTCGCTGTCTTACACCTCTGGTACCAGAAGACctgagaaagaggaggaaaggtGGAGAAGCTGACAATCTTGATGAGTTCCTTAAAGACTTTGAAAACCCAGAGGttcccagagaggagcagcagcagcagcagcagcaacgaGATGTCATTG ATGAACCTATTCTGGAGGAACCAAGCCGTTTACAAGAGTCGATGATGGAAGGCAGCAGAACCAACCTGGATGAATCGGTTATGCCACCCCCACCAGCTCAGACTGGAGTTAAACGCAAACTGCAGCAAGTAGAACCAGAGCCAGTGCTACCT CATCCACCATCACAACAGCTGGAAATACCACCTGTAGAAATGCCTCCAGAAGAGCCCCAAAACATCTGCCAGCTAATACCAGAGCTAGAACTTCTgccagaaaaagagaaggagaaggaaaaggagaaagaggaagaggaggaggaagaa GAAGAAGATGGCACAGGGGGTGATCAGGATCAAGAAGAAAGGAGATGGAACAAGAGGACTCAACAAATGCTCCATGGCCTTCAG AGAGCTCTTGCTAAGACTGGAGCAGAATCTATCAGTTTGCTTGAGCTATGCAGAAATACAAATAGAAAACAAGCAGCCGCAAAGTTCTACAGTTTCCTGGTACTGAAAAAGCAGCAAGCTATCGAGCTGACCCAGGAGGAGCCCTACAGTGACATCATTGCCACCCCTGGTCCCAGGTTTCACATTATCTGA
- the RAD21 gene encoding double-strand-break repair protein rad21 homolog isoform X2 yields the protein MFYAHWDKKLTKAHVFECNLESSVESIISPKVKMALRTSGHLLLGVVRIYHRKAKYLLADCNEAFIKIKMAFRPGVVDLPEENREAAYNAITLPEEFHDFDQPLPDLDDIDVAQQFSLNQSRVEEITMREEVGNISILQDNDFGDFGMDDREMMREGSAFEDDMLVSTSASNLLLEPEQSTSHLNEKSNHLEYEDQYKDDNFGEGNDGGILDDKLLSNNDGGIFDDPPALSESGVMMPEQPPHDDMDDDDNVSMGGPDSPDSVDPVEPLPTMTDQTTLVPNEEEAFALEPIDITVKETKAKRKRKLIVDSVKELDSKTIRAQLSDYSDIVTTLDLAPPTKKLMMWKETGGVEKLFSLPAQPLWNNRLLKLFTRCLTPLVPEDLRKRRKGGEADNLDEFLKDFENPEVPREEQQQQQQQRDVIDEPILEEPSRLQESMMEGSRTNLDESVMPPPPAQTGVKRKLQQVEPEPVLPHPPSQQLEIPPVEMPPEEPQNICQLIPELELLPEKEKEKEKEKEEEEEEEEEDGTGGDQDQEERRWNKRTQQMLHGLQRALAKTGAESISLLELCRNTNRKQAAAKFYSFLVLKKQQAIELTQEEPYSDIIATPGPRFHII from the exons ATGTTCTATGCCCACT GGGATAAGAAGCTGACCAAAGCCCATGTTTTTGAATGTAATCTGGAGAGCAGCGTGGAGAGCATCATTTCCCCAAAG GTGAAGATGGCACTTCGAACCTCAGGACATCTTTTACTAGGCGTTGTTAGAATCTACCACAGGAAAGCAAAGTATCTTCTTGCAGACTGTAATGAGGCTTTCATTAAGATTAAGATGGCTTTTCGTCCAG GAGTTGTTGATTTGCCTGAGGAAAACAGAGAGGCTGCTTATAATGCTATTACCTTACCTGAGGAGTTTCACGATTTTGACCAACCACTCCCTGATCTAGA TGATATTGATGTGGCTCAGCAGTTCAGTTTGAACCAGAGTAGAGTGGAAGAAATTACGATGAGAGAAGAAGTAGGCAACATCAGTATTCTCCAGGATAATGACTTTG GTGACTTTGGGATGGATGATCGTGAGATGATGAGAGAAGGTAGTGCATTTGAGGATGACATGCTGGTGAGCACTAGTGCTTCCAATCTCCTGCTGGAACCTGAACAGAGCACCAGTCACCTCAATGAGAAATCTAATCACCTGGAATATGAAGACCAATACAAAGATGATAATTTTGGAGAAGGAAATGATGGTGGAATATTGG ATGACAAACTTCTCAGTAATAATGATGGTGGTATTTTTGATGACCCACCTGCACTCTCAGAAAGTGGAGTAATGATGCCAGAGCAGCCTCCCCACGATGATAtggatgatgatgataatgtaTCAA TGGGGGGCCCGGACAGCCCGGACTCAGTGGATCCGGTGGAACCGTTACCAACCATGACTGACCAGACAACGCTTGTTCCCAATGAAGAGGAAGCTTTTGCTCTGGAGCCTATTGACATAACTG TCAAGgaaaccaaagcaaagaggaagagaaagctGATTGTGGACAGTGTGAAAGAACTGGACAGCAAGACTATTCGAGCCCAATTAAGTGACTACTCCGATATTGTTACTACTTTGGATTTGGCACCTCCTACTAAGAAATTGATGATGTGGAAAGAAACTGGTGGAgttgaaaagcttttctctctgcctgcacagcctTTGTGGAATAACAGACTACTGAAG CTCTTTACTCGCTGTCTTACACCTCTGGTACCAGAAGACctgagaaagaggaggaaaggtGGAGAAGCTGACAATCTTGATGAGTTCCTTAAAGACTTTGAAAACCCAGAGGttcccagagaggagcagcagcagcagcagcagcaacgaGATGTCATTG ATGAACCTATTCTGGAGGAACCAAGCCGTTTACAAGAGTCGATGATGGAAGGCAGCAGAACCAACCTGGATGAATCGGTTATGCCACCCCCACCAGCTCAGACTGGAGTTAAACGCAAACTGCAGCAAGTAGAACCAGAGCCAGTGCTACCT CATCCACCATCACAACAGCTGGAAATACCACCTGTAGAAATGCCTCCAGAAGAGCCCCAAAACATCTGCCAGCTAATACCAGAGCTAGAACTTCTgccagaaaaagagaaggagaaggaaaaggagaaagaggaagaggaggaggaagaa GAAGAAGATGGCACAGGGGGTGATCAGGATCAAGAAGAAAGGAGATGGAACAAGAGGACTCAACAAATGCTCCATGGCCTTCAG AGAGCTCTTGCTAAGACTGGAGCAGAATCTATCAGTTTGCTTGAGCTATGCAGAAATACAAATAGAAAACAAGCAGCCGCAAAGTTCTACAGTTTCCTGGTACTGAAAAAGCAGCAAGCTATCGAGCTGACCCAGGAGGAGCCCTACAGTGACATCATTGCCACCCCTGGTCCCAGGTTTCACATTATCTGA
- the LOC115493984 gene encoding uncharacterized protein: MKDANRSRLAVPLASAQPGMCYTAAAPASPRLPGLPRDPAPGAGPCGPAGGRSRGPEPAPHGSCPCQVALRAPLHPASPQMAPDTRPAQGSRGGPAFPGSPRVAAHQAGPPGREGSAKAASEQDGSTAGAGLRLGPAGPLQAPAATAAAGATPYPAPGPGTARCSRRAEPSRAGPGRAEPERSRAAPNRTEAEPKPGWAERSRVEPSRWLRRTRWRPWPFLRANAPFKPQDVYGQIPPTGPGPPLRVRAAPGRGGAAAGAGQPRVRSSPGERPGREGVPPPLRPERLCALGFKSREGVALFFHGLIPDRSGPCSSPLLPGPAGAVICQGFSSARKRLLCHYSPVSPYGVRGPGINPGSVQAIDHWAAGELLALI, from the exons ATGAAAGATGCCA ACCGCAGCCGCCTCGCCGTCCCTTTGGCGAGCGCGCAGCCAGGGATGTGTTACacggcggcggccccggcctccccgcggctccccgggctgCCCCGTGACCCGGCTCCCGGAGCAGGTCCCTGCGGACCCGCGGGCGGCCGCTCCAGGGGCCCGGAGCCCGCTCCCCACGGCTCGTGCCCGTGCCAGGTCGCGCTCCGGGCCCCGCTGCACCCGGCCTCGCCTCAGATGGCCCCGGACACCCGGCCCGCGCAGGGTTCCCGGGGCGGCCCTGCCTTCCCGGGGAGTCCCAGGGTTGCGGCGCACCAGGCGGGCCCTCCAGGGCGGGAGGGCTCGGCGAAAGCCGCCTCCGAGCAGGACGGCAGCACcgcgggagcggggctgcggctgggccccgccgggcccctCCAGGCGCCGGCAGCGACCGCGGCGGCCGGGGCCACTCCTTACCCTGCTCCGGGCCCGGGGACCGCTCGCTGCTCccgccgagccgagccgagccgagccgggccgggccgggccgagcccgAGCGCAGCCGAGCGGCGCCGAACCGAACCGAAGCTGAGCCGAAGCCGGGCTGGGCCGAGCGGAGCCGAGTGGAGCCGAGCCGCTGGCTGAGGCGAACAAGATGGCGGCCGTGGCCCTTCCTGCGCGCGAACGCGCCGTTCAAACCGCAGGATGTTTACGGTCAAATTCCCCCGACCGGCCCGGGCCCGCCACTGCGCGTGcgcgcggccccggggcggggcggagccGCGGCTGGGGCGGGGCAGCCGCGCGTGCGCAGCTCCCCCGGGGAGCGGCCGGGCCGTGAGGGCGTCCCGCCCCCGCTCCGCCCGGAGCGGCTCTGCGCTCTCGGGTTTAAATCGCGTGAAGGAGTCGCTCTGTTCTTCCACGGGCTGATCCCGGATCGTTCtggtccctgcagctcccctctgctgcccGGCCCTGCAG GTGCAGTAATATGTCAAGGGTTTTCTTCTGCAAGGAAACGTTTGCTGTGTCACTACTCTCCTGTATCTCCATATGGAGTTAGAGGTCCGGGCATTAACCCAGGGAGTGTCCAGGCCATCGACCACTGGGCTGCTGGTGAGTTACTCGCATTAATTTAA